The region TATAGTCAATTTCCTGTTTGGCAAAGGCACTATAGCGTGAACGCATCAACTGTTCAGCCGTCTGTGCAGTTTGCTTGCCCTGATGCAGCGGTTGACAACAGCTTTCATAAGTTCCCAGTCCACATGGACATGCTTCTGACATGGTAAGTTCCAAAAAATAATTCCAAAAAAATAGCCCGACAATGCAGGCTATTTTAGCAAAAATCAGATCATGCCTGAGGCAGAACTCAATTCTTGTTTTGCTCTTGCGGAATGATATGGACTTTTTCGATCTTGTGACCGTCCATCGTCACTACTTCAAAGATATGACCATCGGCTTCGAACTTCTCGCCATTTTCAGGCAGACGACCGAGATGGAACAGAATATAGCCCGACAGCGTCGAGTATTCTTCTGATTCATCCACCAGATCACGGCCAATCAGCAAGGATACATGACGGATATCGGTTGAGCCTTCAAGTAGAAGGCTACCATCATGCAAACTTTCAGCTGCAGTTTCCATTTCATCTTCATCCGGGAATTCACCAGCAATGGCTTCTAGCACATCAATTGGTGTCGCAATCCCTTCAATCGAACCATATTCGTTCAGGACAATCGCCATTTGTAGTGGTGCCTGACGCAACTGGTCCATGACCATCAGCACCTGAGCATTTTCATGCACAATCACCGGTTCACGTAGATGTTTTTCGAAATCAAGTACACCTGTTTCAATGTATTCGTTTAATACTTTATGGGTCAGGACTACACCAGCAATATTGTCCAGCTCGCCACGTGCCACGATCAGGCGTGAATGACTCATCTGCAATAGATTAGCCTTAATGGTGGACTCATCTTCATCCAGATCAATCCATTCCAGTTCAGGACGCGGGGTCATCACTGATTTCACCGGACGTTCAGATAGACCGAGTACGCCCTGCACCATCACACTGTGATAAACACCATTTTCATCATCATTGAAAACTTCGTCAGCGAAGGCACGCGTTGCCAGTACATCTTCCGGTTCAGAAGCGTCATTGTCCTGAGCAGGTTTACCACCAAGCATACGCATTACAGCTGAAGCAGTGCGGTAACGCAGATCTGTGGTCGTCACCATTTTTTCCTGATTGCGTTTCATGGTCTGGTTAATAAATTCGACAATGACCGAGAAACCAATCGCTGCGTACAGGTAGCCTTTTGGAATATGGAAACCAAAGCCTTCAACTACCAGAGAGAAACCGATCATCATCAGGAAGCCAAGACATAGAATCACCACGGTAGGATGACGATTGACGAAATCCATTAAGGCCTTGGAAGCCCAGAGCATGATACCGACGGCGATAATCACCGCAATCATCATGACCGACAGGTCTTTGACCATACCCACAGCAGTAATAACACTGTCGAGTGAGAACACGGCATCCAGAACCACGATCTGAACAATCACCATCCAGAATACAGCATGCACCGGATTTTCTTCTTTGACCACTGGCTTGGCTTCAAGGCGCTCATGTAATTCCATGGTGCCTTTAAATAACAGGAATACCCCACCAAACAACAGAATCAGGTCACGTCCGGAAAATGGATGATCAAAAATATAGAAGAACGGTTCAGTCAGCGTGACCACCCAGGCAATAGAAGCCAGCAGGATCAGACGCATGATCAAGGCCAGGCTCAAACCTAAAATTCGAGCAGTATTACGTTGTTCCGGCGGCAGTTTTTCCGCAAGAATTGCAATAAAAACCAGGTTATCGATGCCCAGAACAATTTCCAGCACAATCAGAGTCAGCAAGCCAATCCAGGCAGAAGGATCTGACATCCATTCAAAAATCATTGCATTCTCTCCTGTAGATCAGTGGAAAGACATGCAATGCTGCTGCGTAGCGCGGAACTGTGTCCAGTTTGATTTAAAGACTTGATATGGTGACGTTTTATCTGGTTAAAGCGCCAACTTCGACTACCCATGTGAATTCTATTGTAGTAAGACAGATTTTCAGTATAGCAAGTTCAAAATGAAATTCACCAGTTTTCATGCTTTGGTTTAAGCTTCCCGACTCTTGAATTCAGGATTGGCAAGGAGGATGCATAGAATTGTCATATTTTGAATATATGTTGTAGTAACAAAATTAAAAAATGATAAGGTGAAGGAAAGACATGACTAGCGTAATTCAAATGACCGAACATAAAAACAAATCTCCCCGCACTACCCGCCCGCTCGTTGCCCTGTATTGTGGTTCACGTGCTGGTAATAATCCTATTTATCAGGAAAAAGCTATTCAGCTTGTACAGAATCTAGCTCAGCAAGGCTTTGGTCTGGTCTACGGCGGTGCCAGTATCGGCCTGATGGGTCAGGTCGCTGATGCGATGATTGCACATGGCGGTGAAGCCGTGGGCGTGATTCCCGAGTTTATGCTGGATTATGAAATCGCGCATAACAAACTGACGGAACTGCACATTGTGCAGTCCATGCATGAACGTAAAGCTTTAATGGCAGAACGCGCCTGTGCTTTCGTTGCCCTGCCCGGTGGACTAGGTACCTTTGAGGAAATACTGGAAATTGCAACCTGGGGTCAGCTGAATCAGCACCAGAAACCCATGATGCTGTATAACGTGAATAACTTCTATGATCCACTCATTGCCCAGCTAGATCATGCAGTAAATGAAGGTTTCCTGCCACCTCAGCATCGTGCCAAATTGATCATCTGTGAACATTCCACACATATTTTTAATGCCCTGAAAAATCTGGGCAGTCCAAAACAGTTTGCAATTTAAAAAATTAAATTTCAAAAACAAAAAAAGCGAGCACTGGGCTCGCTTTTTTATCGAATTAATTTTATCGACCGAAGTTGGTCACGAACTCGTAGAACACCGGTAATGTGGTTGCCAGAATCACTGACATAGCCAGACCAAACATCAACTTCATTGCATCTTTGCTGACGTTGCGTGAAGTACGGTGTTTGCTCACACCATTGACGATCATCGAGATTGCAAACTCACGACCGGCCAATAGACCCAAGAACACCCATGTGGTACTCATTGGGATATTGCTCCACTCTTTGAAGATCAACAAGATAATCGCATAGATAAAGTCAACAATCGTTGCTGCACGGACATCGGTGACATCGGTTTTGGTATCGACAATCTTCTGGATAGCCCCGCCACGTTGATACAGAATCACACCCAGCAAGACAACGAACACCGCAATCGCAAACATCAGGAATTCGAATGGAACCTGACGTGGCACATACACAAAGATGTTAGCTAAATCTTGGATCAACCATTGGCTCCATAGGAAACCGGTTGATAACCATTGTAAGATCATCCATTTGGTCGAATGCTCTTGGTCTTTGGTTTGGTTAAAATAAACCGTCATTTTGTTGGCAACAAAACGGTAAATCAGCAAGGCTGAGATGAAGGCTACCGCATAGCCCATCATCGATTTTACCATCATCGAACCTAAGCTCGCTGGAGAGAAAATGGTGAGCACCAAGAATGTGGTACTGACTGGAATACCATATTTGGTTAATAGCAAAAGTAGAATTGGCGGTACAATATACAGCCAGGTAATCCCACCCTCAGGGAATGGAATCGTTTCGAGACGGCCATAAGATGCATCTCCTACTCCTGACGCATACCAGCCATAGACCAGCACTGCCACCAGAATGGCGCTGATGTAGATCCATAGTACCCACCATGGGCGATGCGAGTTGGAGGAGATAAACGTCCCCAATGTCTGAGGAACATCATTTCCCACGATGGAATAGGCTGCCAAACAAAAGCCTATTACCATCAATATTTCGATGGACATAAAAACCAAACCTTTTCGAGGACCATGCCAAAACAGCATGGTGGAAAAATTTCCCCCAAGATTATGACGGTTGTATTGCAGTTTAATGACAATCCTGTCATATATTTTGTTGCCAAACATAAAAAGGGCACCTTAGCGCCCTCTTCTGTCCAAGCTTGTTATTTTAAGTTGAGTTGGTAAACCGCAGTCGTTCCACTCACTTCATTGCCTACAGCCAAAAGTGGCTGAGCATTTGGTGAATCTTTCGCTGAAATAAACACCAAACCTTCAGGTCCTAAATCACCGGCTTGACCTAACTTAATCTGTTCATCGGTTGCTTCAAAATTTCTTGAGTTGATGTATTGGATAAATTTTGGCGCACGTGGTGAACTCACGTCATAGACCATGATTCCACCCACACGTTCTAATCCTACAAAGGCAAAGGTCTTCTCGCCAATTTTCCCGAGAGTCACGCCTTCAGGTTCTGGCCCCTTATTATCACTACGGTTATCTAGACCTGTTTCTTCATGGTTAAAGTTAAAGATTTTTGGATAATGCTGTGCAATATGCTGTTCAAAC is a window of Acinetobacter sp. ASP199 DNA encoding:
- a CDS encoding TerC family protein, whose protein sequence is MIFEWMSDPSAWIGLLTLIVLEIVLGIDNLVFIAILAEKLPPEQRNTARILGLSLALIMRLILLASIAWVVTLTEPFFYIFDHPFSGRDLILLFGGVFLLFKGTMELHERLEAKPVVKEENPVHAVFWMVIVQIVVLDAVFSLDSVITAVGMVKDLSVMMIAVIIAVGIMLWASKALMDFVNRHPTVVILCLGFLMMIGFSLVVEGFGFHIPKGYLYAAIGFSVIVEFINQTMKRNQEKMVTTTDLRYRTASAVMRMLGGKPAQDNDASEPEDVLATRAFADEVFNDDENGVYHSVMVQGVLGLSERPVKSVMTPRPELEWIDLDEDESTIKANLLQMSHSRLIVARGELDNIAGVVLTHKVLNEYIETGVLDFEKHLREPVIVHENAQVLMVMDQLRQAPLQMAIVLNEYGSIEGIATPIDVLEAIAGEFPDEDEMETAAESLHDGSLLLEGSTDIRHVSLLIGRDLVDESEEYSTLSGYILFHLGRLPENGEKFEADGHIFEVVTMDGHKIEKVHIIPQEQNKN
- a CDS encoding TIGR00730 family Rossman fold protein codes for the protein MTSVIQMTEHKNKSPRTTRPLVALYCGSRAGNNPIYQEKAIQLVQNLAQQGFGLVYGGASIGLMGQVADAMIAHGGEAVGVIPEFMLDYEIAHNKLTELHIVQSMHERKALMAERACAFVALPGGLGTFEEILEIATWGQLNQHQKPMMLYNVNNFYDPLIAQLDHAVNEGFLPPQHRAKLIICEHSTHIFNALKNLGSPKQFAI